In Oryzihumus leptocrescens, the following are encoded in one genomic region:
- a CDS encoding lysophospholipid acyltransferase family protein → MPDAPSARGAAAGWRFGRALLRTLWRVRVVGAERVPRDEPVVLVSNHLGFLDGPLVFSVGPRPSHFMVKREMFTGVLGRLLQAVAQIPVDRTTGDREALGSALAVLRRGGAVGVFPEGTRGRGDVASVQQGATWLALQSGARVVPVACLGTRRTGRGTGTLPPLRSPVAVVFGEPFRLQPPAGMPGRERLRVATEQLRRQLADHVAQVSVTTGIGLPDEAPLSMRDNG, encoded by the coding sequence GTGCCTGACGCCCCATCGGCCCGGGGCGCCGCCGCCGGGTGGCGGTTCGGGCGGGCCCTCCTGCGCACCCTGTGGCGGGTGCGGGTGGTCGGCGCCGAACGAGTGCCACGGGACGAGCCGGTCGTGCTCGTGTCCAACCACCTGGGCTTCCTCGACGGCCCCCTGGTCTTCTCCGTCGGACCCCGCCCGTCGCACTTCATGGTCAAGCGCGAGATGTTCACCGGCGTCCTCGGCCGGCTGCTGCAGGCCGTGGCGCAGATCCCGGTCGACCGCACCACCGGCGACCGCGAGGCGCTCGGCAGTGCGCTGGCCGTGCTGCGCCGCGGGGGAGCGGTCGGCGTGTTCCCCGAGGGCACCCGGGGCCGGGGCGACGTCGCCTCCGTCCAGCAGGGCGCGACCTGGCTGGCCCTGCAGTCCGGGGCACGCGTGGTGCCGGTGGCGTGCCTGGGCACGCGCCGCACCGGCCGCGGCACGGGCACCCTGCCGCCGCTGCGGTCACCGGTCGCCGTGGTGTTCGGTGAGCCGTTCCGGCTGCAGCCCCCGGCCGGTATGCCGGGCCGCGAGCGCCTGCGCGTGGCAACCGAGCAGCTGCGTCGGCAGCTCGCCGACCACGTCGCGCAGGTCAGCGTGACCACCGGGATCGGCCTCCCGGACGAGGCACCCCTGTCGATGCGGGACAATGGATGA
- the cmk gene encoding (d)CMP kinase, which translates to MSRSSAPLVIAIDGPSGSGKSSVSRAVATRLGLAFLDTGAMFRALTWWCLERGLDLHDEAAVAQAARELPLTMVTEPQAPGVAVDGTDVGAAIRESRISEQVSAVATNLEVRAELRRRQREIIAECRDRVGGVVAEGRDITTVVAPDADVRVLLYASEEARLRRRAKELHGHAEAEAVAATHAQVVHRDRKDSTVSSFMEAAEGVTTVDTSDLDFEQSVEAVLEVVAATVGTRA; encoded by the coding sequence ATGAGCAGGTCCTCCGCCCCCCTCGTCATCGCGATCGACGGCCCCTCCGGCTCCGGGAAGTCCAGCGTCTCCCGCGCCGTGGCCACCCGCCTCGGGCTGGCCTTCCTCGACACCGGCGCCATGTTCCGCGCCCTTACCTGGTGGTGCCTGGAGCGGGGACTCGACCTGCACGACGAGGCCGCCGTGGCGCAGGCGGCGCGTGAGCTGCCGCTGACCATGGTCACCGAGCCGCAGGCGCCCGGCGTCGCCGTGGACGGCACCGACGTCGGCGCCGCGATCCGCGAGTCGCGCATCTCCGAGCAGGTCTCGGCGGTGGCCACGAACCTCGAGGTGCGTGCCGAGCTGCGTCGTCGCCAGCGCGAGATCATCGCCGAGTGCCGCGACCGGGTCGGCGGCGTCGTGGCCGAGGGGCGCGACATCACGACGGTCGTCGCGCCCGACGCCGACGTGCGGGTGCTGCTCTACGCCAGCGAGGAGGCGCGCCTGCGCCGGCGGGCCAAGGAGCTGCACGGCCACGCCGAGGCCGAGGCCGTGGCCGCGACCCACGCGCAGGTGGTGCACCGGGACCGCAAGGACTCCACCGTGTCCTCGTTCATGGAGGCCGCCGAGGGCGTCACCACCGTGGACACCTCCGACCTGGACTTCGAGCAGTCGGTCGAGGCGGTGCTGGAGGTCGTCGCCGCCACCGTCGGCACCCGTGCCTGA
- a CDS encoding 2'-5' RNA ligase family protein has protein sequence MALAVCLLLDPPGDRAVRRLWQRIEDQGVPSMASHTHRHHLPHLSYAVLRRGEPEQVCQVLAGLPPGDPVRLRFDALGTFRRGRVWLLPALTSEVLRRQEQVATALAEFDLHRAYLPGSWVPHCTLAPRVRLDQVPAVAAVVFEVLPLATRASRAALVDSGTGQVWPLAHVL, from the coding sequence ATGGCCCTGGCCGTGTGCCTGCTGCTCGACCCGCCCGGAGACCGGGCGGTGCGCCGGCTGTGGCAGCGCATCGAGGACCAGGGCGTGCCGAGCATGGCCTCGCACACCCACCGCCACCACCTGCCGCACCTGTCGTATGCCGTGCTGCGGCGGGGTGAGCCCGAGCAGGTGTGCCAGGTGCTGGCCGGGCTGCCCCCGGGAGACCCGGTGCGCCTGCGCTTCGACGCCCTTGGCACGTTCCGGCGGGGCCGGGTGTGGCTGCTGCCGGCGCTGACCAGCGAGGTGCTGCGCCGTCAGGAGCAGGTGGCCACGGCGCTCGCCGAGTTCGACCTGCACCGCGCCTACCTGCCCGGGTCGTGGGTGCCGCACTGCACCCTGGCGCCACGGGTCCGACTCGACCAGGTCCCCGCGGTGGCCGCGGTGGTCTTCGAGGTGCTGCCCCTGGCCACCCGGGCCTCCCGCGCGGCGCTGGTCGACAGCGGCACCGGCCAGGTGTGGCCACTCGCCCACGTCCTGTGA
- a CDS encoding prephenate dehydrogenase → MTTPAPGEGHRDGRGVRIVGTGLIGASLGLALTARGYRVALEDASPTAAALARDLGAGQLASEVSDEPDLVVVAAPPDVVARVVAEELKRWPRAVVTDVASVKSSVLAALVATGADLGRYVGSHPMAGRERSGAIAAQADLFAGRAWVVAPGPQADPEAVAAVRSLGEAVGAAVTQMSPEEHDAAVAAVSHVPQVAASLVAGRLRDLPASAVALSGQGIRDVTRIAASDPAMWTQILAANAPAVRAVLLALRADLDGVLGALEALGAGDEAGGPGTDPADSRVPGAPERGVGARAVLARAVAEGNTGHARIPGKHGAAPTTYATVAVVVPDEPGALARLLHDVGEAGINLEDLHLEHGLGQPVGLAELSVLPAAQEPLTAALAALGWRVHD, encoded by the coding sequence GTGACCACCCCGGCGCCGGGGGAGGGCCACAGGGACGGGCGCGGCGTCCGCATCGTCGGGACAGGGCTGATCGGGGCCAGCCTCGGACTGGCGCTGACCGCCCGCGGCTACCGTGTCGCGCTGGAGGACGCCTCGCCGACGGCGGCCGCGCTGGCCCGGGACCTGGGCGCGGGGCAGCTCGCCTCCGAGGTGTCCGACGAGCCGGACCTCGTCGTGGTGGCGGCGCCACCGGACGTCGTGGCACGCGTCGTCGCCGAGGAGCTCAAGCGCTGGCCGCGCGCGGTCGTCACCGACGTGGCCTCGGTCAAGAGCTCGGTGCTGGCCGCCCTCGTGGCGACCGGGGCCGACCTGGGCCGCTACGTCGGGTCCCACCCGATGGCCGGCCGCGAGCGCTCGGGGGCGATCGCGGCCCAGGCGGACCTGTTTGCCGGCCGGGCCTGGGTCGTGGCACCCGGGCCGCAGGCCGACCCGGAGGCGGTGGCGGCGGTCCGTTCGCTCGGCGAGGCGGTCGGCGCGGCCGTGACCCAGATGTCGCCTGAGGAGCACGACGCGGCGGTCGCTGCGGTCTCGCACGTGCCCCAGGTAGCCGCGTCCCTGGTCGCCGGCCGGCTGCGCGACCTGCCCGCGAGCGCCGTGGCCCTCTCGGGCCAGGGCATCCGCGACGTGACCCGCATCGCCGCGAGCGACCCCGCGATGTGGACCCAGATCCTGGCGGCCAACGCTCCGGCCGTCCGCGCCGTGCTCCTGGCGCTGCGCGCCGACCTCGACGGCGTGCTGGGTGCGCTGGAGGCGCTCGGCGCCGGGGACGAGGCCGGTGGCCCGGGGACCGACCCGGCGGACAGCCGCGTCCCCGGAGCCCCCGAGCGCGGAGTCGGGGCCCGCGCGGTGCTGGCCCGCGCCGTGGCCGAGGGCAACACCGGCCACGCCCGGATCCCCGGCAAGCACGGTGCCGCGCCGACGACCTACGCCACGGTCGCGGTGGTCGTGCCCGACGAGCCCGGCGCGCTGGCCCGGCTCCTGCACGACGTCGGCGAGGCGGGGATCAACCTGGAGGACCTGCACCTCGAGCACGGCCTCGGCCAGCCGGTCGGCCTGGCCGAGCTGTCGGTGCTGCCGGCGGCGCAGGAGCCGCTGACCGCGGCGCTGGCGGCCCTCGGCTGGCGCGTGCACGACTGA
- the aroH gene encoding chorismate mutase, with translation MTDTGMPSGPVRAVRAVRGAIQLDVDERDHVLSSTRELVTAVMEANDLTTDDVISIVFTATPDVHSEFPAVAARELGMGDVPLMCTQELDIAGAMPRVIRLMAHVTTPLTRQEITHVYLRGAAALRRDLAQ, from the coding sequence GTGACTGACACCGGTATGCCGTCCGGCCCGGTCCGCGCGGTCCGCGCGGTCCGCGGCGCGATCCAGCTCGACGTCGACGAGCGCGACCACGTGCTCTCGTCGACGCGGGAGCTGGTGACCGCCGTGATGGAGGCCAACGACCTGACCACCGACGACGTCATCTCGATCGTGTTCACCGCCACCCCCGACGTGCACAGCGAGTTCCCCGCCGTGGCCGCGCGCGAGCTCGGCATGGGCGACGTGCCGCTGATGTGCACCCAGGAGCTCGACATCGCCGGAGCGATGCCCCGGGTGATCCGGCTGATGGCCCACGTGACGACGCCGTTGACGCGTCAGGAGATCACCCACGTCTACCTGCGCGGCGCCGCGGCCCTGCGCCGGGACCTGGCCCAGTGA
- a CDS encoding pseudouridine synthase, translating into MSPQAPRSGGAPRGGKGAGSGKGGPAGRGGRPAAKGTGGARKAAPGAGRGSGAPRRGSSGTTKPSQPTRLPQRPTPVPVDVHDPDGVRLQKLLAAAGVGSRRTCENLIAAGRVEVDGQVVTELGVRVDPVRQTVHVDGERVQLDESRLYLAFNKPLGVVSTMSDDLGRPSVGDYVLNRKERLFHVGRLDADTEGLLLLTNDGDLAHRLQHPAYGVPKTYLAQVPGPVARDVGKRLRAGIDLEDGPVKVDSFKLVDSAPGKALVEVILHEGRKHVVRRLLEAVGHPVITLVRTDVGPIHLGDLKPGRIRALSRDEVGKLYSAAGL; encoded by the coding sequence ATGAGCCCCCAGGCACCCCGCAGTGGCGGGGCCCCCCGAGGCGGCAAGGGCGCCGGCTCCGGCAAGGGCGGCCCCGCGGGTCGTGGCGGCCGCCCGGCCGCGAAGGGCACCGGCGGCGCGCGCAAGGCGGCCCCCGGAGCCGGTCGTGGCTCCGGCGCACCCCGCCGCGGCAGCTCCGGCACCACCAAGCCCAGCCAGCCCACCCGCCTGCCGCAGCGCCCCACCCCGGTCCCGGTCGACGTGCACGACCCCGACGGCGTGCGCCTGCAGAAGCTGCTCGCCGCCGCCGGCGTGGGCAGCCGTCGCACCTGCGAGAACCTCATCGCCGCCGGGCGGGTCGAGGTCGACGGCCAGGTCGTGACCGAGCTCGGCGTCCGCGTCGACCCGGTGCGCCAGACCGTGCACGTCGACGGCGAGCGGGTCCAGCTCGACGAGTCCCGCCTCTACCTCGCGTTCAACAAGCCGCTGGGCGTCGTCTCCACGATGAGCGACGACCTCGGCCGGCCCTCGGTCGGCGACTACGTCCTGAACCGCAAGGAGCGGCTGTTCCACGTCGGGCGCCTCGACGCCGACACCGAGGGCCTGCTCCTGCTGACCAATGACGGCGACCTCGCGCACCGGCTGCAGCACCCGGCATACGGCGTGCCCAAGACCTACCTCGCCCAGGTGCCCGGACCGGTCGCCCGCGACGTGGGCAAGCGGCTGCGGGCCGGCATCGACCTCGAGGACGGGCCGGTCAAGGTCGACTCGTTCAAGCTCGTCGACTCGGCGCCGGGCAAGGCGCTGGTCGAGGTGATCCTGCACGAGGGGCGCAAGCACGTGGTGCGCCGCCTGCTCGAGGCGGTCGGCCACCCGGTCATCACCCTGGTGCGCACCGACGTCGGCCCGATCCACCTCGGTGACCTCAAGCCGGGACGCATCCGGGCGCTGTCGCGCGACGAGGTCGGCAAGCTGTACTCAGCTGCTGGACTCTGA
- the scpB gene encoding SMC-Scp complex subunit ScpB yields the protein MSETSAGAAPAAEAPVAEVDETAEEQIAFDINDFPAGARGAIEAVLMVVDEPVSEVALASALELPVEDVLGHLQALADDYELGNRGFTVRNVAGGWRVYSRPEYAPVVEKFLLDGQQAKLTQASLETLAVIAYRQPISRSRVSAVRGVNVDGVVRTLLTRGLIAEVGAEGESGATLYGTTDYFLQRLGLRSLDELPALAPYLPEVDVLDELAEQGRA from the coding sequence GTGAGCGAGACGAGCGCCGGCGCGGCACCAGCCGCCGAGGCCCCCGTCGCCGAGGTCGACGAGACTGCCGAGGAGCAGATCGCGTTCGACATCAACGACTTCCCGGCCGGCGCACGTGGTGCGATCGAGGCCGTGCTGATGGTCGTCGACGAGCCCGTCAGCGAGGTGGCCCTGGCCTCGGCCCTGGAGCTGCCGGTCGAGGACGTCCTCGGCCACCTGCAGGCCCTGGCCGACGACTACGAGCTGGGCAACCGCGGCTTCACCGTGCGCAACGTCGCCGGTGGGTGGCGGGTCTACAGCCGCCCGGAGTACGCCCCCGTGGTGGAGAAGTTCCTCCTCGACGGCCAGCAGGCCAAGCTGACCCAGGCCTCCCTGGAGACCCTGGCCGTCATCGCCTACCGCCAGCCGATCTCCCGCTCCCGCGTCAGCGCGGTCCGCGGAGTCAACGTCGACGGCGTGGTGCGCACCCTGCTCACCCGCGGCCTCATCGCCGAGGTCGGCGCCGAGGGCGAGAGCGGTGCCACCCTCTACGGCACCACCGACTACTTCCTCCAGCGCCTCGGGCTGCGCTCCCTCGACGAGCTGCCCGCGCTGGCCCCCTACCTACCCGAGGTCGACGTGCTGGACGAGCTGGCAGAGCAGGGACGCGCATGA
- a CDS encoding segregation and condensation protein A, with protein MSSAPGTLDSSPAVAAAPDAPAGAGEPGGPDRPVADATGPARTDVTPGGVLTRRGASTPFQVNLDVFQGPFDLLLGLISKHKLDITEIALAKVTDEFIAHIRAHQASDRDWDLSQASEFLLIAATLLDLKAARLLPQLSIQDEEDLALIEARDLLFARLLQYRAFKDIAAAFGQQMAQAGRMTARQAGLEPQFAALLPELVIGITPEQLAMIAARAMTPKVAPTVGLEHLHAPAVSVREQAALVVDRLRRDRMVSFRSLVSDADSTLVIVARFLALLELFRESAIAFEQVEALGELTVRWTGADDGEVGVSDEFDEGDEAAGDPAGDGPTPDTQD; from the coding sequence ATGAGCTCAGCCCCCGGCACGCTCGACTCCTCGCCGGCGGTCGCAGCAGCGCCTGACGCACCGGCCGGTGCCGGCGAGCCCGGCGGTCCCGACCGTCCGGTCGCCGACGCCACCGGGCCGGCCCGGACCGACGTCACCCCCGGTGGGGTGCTCACCCGCCGGGGCGCCAGCACGCCGTTCCAGGTCAACCTCGACGTGTTCCAGGGGCCGTTCGACCTGCTGCTCGGCCTGATCAGCAAGCACAAGCTCGACATCACCGAGATCGCGCTGGCCAAGGTCACCGACGAGTTCATCGCCCACATCCGCGCCCACCAGGCCTCCGACCGGGACTGGGACCTGTCCCAGGCCTCGGAGTTCCTGCTCATCGCCGCGACCCTGCTCGACCTCAAGGCGGCGCGGCTGCTGCCGCAGCTGAGCATCCAGGACGAGGAGGACCTCGCCCTCATCGAGGCCCGCGACCTGCTCTTCGCCCGGCTGCTGCAGTACCGCGCCTTCAAGGACATCGCGGCCGCCTTCGGCCAGCAGATGGCGCAGGCCGGGCGGATGACCGCCCGCCAGGCCGGGCTCGAGCCGCAGTTCGCGGCGCTGCTGCCGGAGCTGGTCATCGGGATCACCCCCGAGCAGCTCGCCATGATCGCCGCGCGGGCGATGACCCCCAAGGTGGCCCCGACGGTCGGCCTGGAGCACCTGCACGCCCCGGCCGTCAGCGTCCGCGAGCAGGCGGCGCTGGTCGTCGACCGGCTCCGGCGCGACCGCATGGTCTCCTTCCGCTCGCTGGTCTCCGACGCCGACTCCACCCTCGTGATCGTGGCGCGCTTCCTGGCCCTGCTGGAGCTCTTCCGCGAGTCGGCCATCGCCTTCGAGCAGGTCGAGGCGCTGGGCGAGCTGACCGTCCGCTGGACCGGCGCCGACGACGGCGAGGTCGGCGTCAGCGACGAGTTCGACGAGGGTGACGAGGCCGCCGGCGACCCCGCTGGTGACGGCCCCACCCCCGACACGCAAGACTGA
- a CDS encoding AAA family ATPase has product MDATDTETDRSPRPLPGAESVGAGQMDATGRPMPDFPDPQPLTGHGPARIIAMCNQKGGVGKTTTTINLGAALAEYGRKVLLVDFDPQGALSVGLGIRTHELDSTIYDLLISRGHDVHDVIQQTRTHNLDILPANIDLSAAEVQLVGEVAREQILSRVLRGVVEEYDVILIDCQPSLGLLTVNALTAAHGVIIPLECEFFAMRGVALLVETIDKICDRLNPRLQVDGILATMYDGRTLHSREVVRSVVDHFGDQVFHTVISRTVKFPDATLAAEPITSYASAHTGAESYRQLARELISRGGAA; this is encoded by the coding sequence ATGGACGCCACCGACACCGAGACCGACCGGTCGCCCCGCCCGCTGCCCGGCGCCGAGAGCGTCGGAGCCGGCCAGATGGACGCCACCGGTCGCCCGATGCCGGACTTCCCCGACCCGCAGCCGCTGACCGGTCACGGCCCAGCGCGCATCATCGCGATGTGCAACCAGAAGGGTGGCGTCGGCAAGACGACCACCACGATCAACCTGGGCGCGGCGCTGGCCGAGTACGGCCGCAAGGTGCTGCTGGTCGACTTCGACCCGCAGGGCGCCCTGTCCGTCGGCCTGGGCATCCGCACCCACGAGCTCGACTCGACGATCTACGACCTGCTCATCTCGCGCGGTCACGACGTGCACGACGTCATCCAGCAGACGCGCACCCACAACCTCGACATCCTCCCCGCCAACATCGACCTGTCCGCGGCCGAGGTCCAGCTCGTCGGCGAGGTCGCCCGCGAGCAGATCCTGTCCCGGGTGCTGCGCGGGGTCGTCGAGGAGTACGACGTCATCCTCATCGACTGCCAGCCCTCGCTGGGCCTGCTCACGGTCAACGCGCTCACCGCGGCGCACGGCGTGATCATCCCGCTGGAGTGCGAGTTCTTCGCCATGCGCGGCGTCGCCCTGCTCGTGGAGACCATCGACAAGATCTGCGACCGGCTCAACCCGCGCCTGCAGGTCGACGGCATCCTCGCCACGATGTACGACGGGCGCACCCTGCACAGCCGCGAGGTCGTGCGCAGCGTGGTCGACCACTTCGGCGACCAGGTGTTCCACACGGTCATCAGCCGGACGGTGAAGTTCCCCGACGCGACCCTGGCCGCCGAGCCGATCACCTCCTACGCCTCGGCCCACACCGGGGCCGAGTCCTACCGCCAGCTGGCCCGCGAGCTGATCTCCCGGGGCGGGGCGGCCTGA
- the xerD gene encoding site-specific tyrosine recombinase XerD, protein MTALDRSVRGWLDHLRIERGVADNTLASYRRDLARYREFLAGRGIVDPAAVREADVTDFLAALREGSPERPGLSASSAARTLVAVRGFHRFLALEGVVGADPAAAVSPPRPPKRLPKAIGVDEVERLLEAASLGDTPTSLRDRALLEVLYGAGARISEAVGLDLDDIDLDAGAVRLLGKGDKERIVPLGTYAREAVTAYLVRARPALAAHGRGTAAVFLNQRGSRLSRQSAWATISAVAERAGLSAHVSPHTLRHSFATHLLDGGADVRVVQELLGHASVTTTQVYTLVTVQKLREVYAQAHPRAR, encoded by the coding sequence CTGACGGCGCTGGACCGCTCGGTCCGCGGATGGCTCGACCACCTGCGGATCGAGCGGGGGGTGGCCGACAACACCCTGGCCTCCTACCGCCGCGACCTGGCCCGCTACCGCGAGTTCCTCGCCGGGCGCGGGATCGTCGACCCCGCGGCGGTGCGGGAGGCCGACGTCACCGACTTCCTCGCCGCCCTGCGCGAGGGCAGCCCGGAGCGGCCCGGGCTGTCGGCGTCCTCGGCCGCGCGCACCCTCGTCGCCGTGCGCGGCTTCCACCGGTTCCTGGCCCTCGAGGGCGTGGTGGGCGCCGACCCGGCCGCGGCGGTCAGCCCGCCGCGCCCGCCCAAGCGGCTGCCCAAGGCGATCGGCGTCGACGAGGTCGAGCGGCTGCTGGAGGCCGCGAGCCTGGGTGACACCCCCACCTCGCTGCGCGACCGTGCCCTGCTCGAGGTGCTCTACGGCGCCGGCGCCCGGATCAGCGAGGCGGTCGGCCTCGACCTGGACGACATCGACCTCGACGCGGGCGCGGTGCGCCTGCTCGGCAAGGGCGACAAGGAGCGCATCGTCCCGCTGGGGACCTACGCGCGGGAGGCGGTCACGGCATACCTGGTGCGGGCGCGGCCCGCGCTGGCCGCGCACGGGCGGGGGACGGCCGCGGTCTTCCTCAACCAGCGCGGGTCGCGGCTGTCCCGGCAGAGTGCCTGGGCCACGATCAGCGCCGTCGCCGAGCGCGCCGGCCTGTCGGCTCACGTCAGCCCGCACACGCTGCGGCACTCCTTCGCCACCCACCTGCTCGACGGCGGGGCCGACGTCCGGGTCGTGCAGGAGCTGCTCGGCCACGCCTCGGTGACCACGACGCAGGTCTACACGCTGGTCACGGTGCAGAAGCTGCGGGAGGTCTACGCCCAGGCCCACCCGCGGGCACGCTGA
- the ald gene encoding alanine dehydrogenase: protein MKIGIPREVKNHEYRVAITPSGVHELVQHGHDVYIETDAGVGSSILNEDYVAAGATILDTADDVWGTGDLILKVKEPIASEYHRMREGQTLFTYLHLAADKPLTEELAKRKVTGIAYETVELPDRSLPLLAPMSEVAGRLAPQVGAHTMMRAQGGRGILMGGVSGVYAAKVVVIGAGVSGMNAAAIALGMQAEVLLLDRNVARLRQADAIYQGHCQTVASNAYEVERAIMDADMVIGAVLVPGAKAPTLITNEQVSRMKPGSVLVDISIDQGGCFEDSRPTTHADPTYQVHNSMFYCVANMPGAVPHTSTYALTNVTLPYAVELANRGWRDALKADHALALGLNTYDGAVTYGPVADAHGMQSVSLDEVLS from the coding sequence GTGAAGATCGGAATCCCTCGCGAGGTCAAGAACCACGAGTACCGCGTGGCCATCACGCCGTCCGGCGTGCACGAGCTCGTGCAGCACGGCCACGACGTCTACATCGAGACCGACGCGGGTGTCGGCTCCTCCATCCTCAACGAGGACTACGTCGCCGCCGGCGCCACGATCCTCGACACCGCGGACGACGTGTGGGGCACCGGTGACCTGATCCTCAAGGTCAAGGAGCCGATCGCCTCCGAGTACCACCGCATGCGGGAGGGCCAGACCCTCTTCACCTACCTCCACCTCGCTGCCGACAAGCCGCTCACCGAGGAGCTGGCCAAGCGCAAGGTCACCGGCATCGCCTACGAGACCGTCGAGCTGCCGGACCGCTCGCTGCCGCTGCTGGCCCCGATGTCCGAGGTCGCGGGCCGTCTCGCCCCGCAGGTCGGCGCCCACACGATGATGCGCGCCCAGGGTGGCCGCGGCATCCTCATGGGTGGCGTCTCCGGTGTCTACGCCGCCAAGGTCGTCGTCATCGGCGCCGGCGTCTCCGGCATGAACGCCGCCGCGATCGCCCTCGGCATGCAGGCCGAGGTGCTGCTGCTCGACCGCAACGTGGCGCGCCTGCGCCAGGCCGACGCGATCTACCAGGGCCACTGCCAGACGGTCGCGTCCAACGCCTACGAGGTGGAGCGGGCGATCATGGACGCCGACATGGTCATCGGCGCCGTCCTGGTGCCGGGCGCCAAGGCCCCGACGCTGATCACCAACGAGCAGGTCTCCCGGATGAAGCCGGGCTCGGTGCTCGTCGACATCTCCATCGACCAGGGTGGCTGCTTCGAGGACTCGCGTCCGACGACCCACGCGGACCCGACCTACCAGGTCCACAACTCGATGTTCTACTGCGTCGCCAACATGCCCGGCGCGGTGCCGCACACCTCCACCTACGCGCTCACCAACGTGACGCTGCCGTATGCCGTGGAGCTCGCCAACCGTGGCTGGCGCGATGCCCTCAAGGCCGACCACGCCCTGGCGCTGGGCCTGAACACCTACGACGGTGCGGTCACTTACGGCCCCGTCGCCGACGCGCACGGCATGCAGTCCGTGTCGCTGGACGAGGTGCTCAGCTGA